The genome window atgtgtgtgtgtgtgtgtgtgtgtgtgtatatgtctgtgtgtgtgtctgtgtgtgtatatctgtgtgtgtgtgtctgtgtgtgtgtgtgtgtatatatctgtgtgtatgtctgtgtgtgtgtgtgtgtctctgtatgtgtgtgtgtgtgtgtgtgtgtgtgtgtgtgtgtgtgtgtgtgtgtgtgtgtgtgtgtgtgtatgtctgtgtgtgtctctctgtatgtctctgtgtgtgtgtgtgtgtgtgtgtgtgtgtgtgtgtgtgtgtgtgtgtctgtatttttgtattttcagtattttaaAAAGGTCGTTCTATTTGGTGTAACCGTGGGAACCCTGACAAAAAGTTTGGAGGTATGAaatgaaccaatcagagagagggaaggaggggcCAACCAGAGTGTTTCCACGGTGACTGAGTGTCTGCGATGCCACTCAGGGGCCAGAGGTCGCTCACTCGCCGGTCCATCTGCCACGCTGCGTCTGCACAGGGAGCCaatcaggagagagagaggcgaggaagagaggagccaatcaggagagagacagagagagaagatgaGGTCAGGTAAAGGTGTGTCGTTACACTGGGTAAACCCCAGCCCGATTGGCCGGGGGTTTGATTTCTCcgtgcagctcaggctggagaCCTGTCCGTTTATCTATcctgaccaatcacaaactggcttatcctaCCTTTGGCGTGCTATTGGCCGGTTTAACACGCTGCTGATAGAGAAGccaccaagcagctttttgtttacattcaacatggcgccCACCGAAGTGCAGCGACCAGtcgatgccgctgtcgctgctacgtcacccagcTCGTTGctctgatctgattggttgaaggactgtcCAATTGCGTGCAGAGTCAtctgaactatgcccgttgatgactagctcatgtagtccttacctagctactgagcatgtagtcttacctagctactgagcatgtagtccttacctagctactgagcatgtagtcttacctagctactgagcatgtagtcttacctagctactgagcatgtagtcttacctagctactgagcatgtagtccttacctagctactgagcatgtagtcttacctagctactgagcatgtagtcttacctagctactgagcatgtagtcttacctagctactgagcatgtagtcttacctagctactgagcatgtagtctttacctagctactgagcatgtagtcttacctagctactgagcatgtagtccttacctagctactgagcatgtagtcttacctagctactgagcatgtagtcttacctagctactgagcatgtagtcttacctagctactgagcatgtagtcttacctagctactgagcatgtagtcttacctagctactgagcatgtagtcttacctagctactgagcatgtagtcttacctaactactgagcatgtagtccttacctagctactgagcatgtagtccttacctagctactgagcatgtagtcttacctagctactgagcatgtagtcttacctagctactgaacatgtagtccttacctaactactgagcatgtagtttacctagctactgagcatgtagtccttacctagctactgagcatgtagtcctttacctagctactgagcatgtagtcttacctagctactgagcatgtagtcttacctagctactgagcatgtagccttacctagctactgagcatgtagtccttactagctactgagcatgtagtcttacctagctactgagcatgtagtccttacctagctactgagcatgtagtccttacctagctactgagcagtAGTGCGCTTACGCTACTagatgtagtcttacctagctactgagcatgtagttcttacctagctactgagcatgtagtccttacctagctactgagcatgtactcttacctagctactgagcatgtagtccttacctagctacgtTGGTctgctactgagcatgtagtcttacctagctactgagcatgtagtccttacctagctactgagcatgtagtccttacctagctactgagcatgtagtcttacctagctactgagcatgtagtccttacctagctactgagcatgtagtccttacctagctactgagcatgtagttcttacctagctactgagcatgtagtccttacctagctactgagcatgtagtcttacctagctactgagcatgtagtccttacctagctactgagcatgtagtcttacctagctactgagcatgtagtccttacctagctactgagcatgtagtcttacctagctactgagcatgtagtccttacctagctactgagcatgtagtccttacctagctactgagcatgtagtcttacctagctactgagcatgtagtcttacctagctactgagcatgtagtccttacctagctactgagcatgtagtccttacctaactaCTGATCATGTaatcttacctagctactgagcatgtagtccttacctagctactgagcatgtagtcttacctagctactgagcatgtagtcttacctagctactgagcatgtagtccttacctagctactgagcatgtagtcttacctagctactgaacatgtagtcttacctagctactgagcatgtagtccttacctagctactgagcatgtagtcttacctagctactgagcatgtagtccttacctagcgactgaacatgtagtcttacctagctactgagcatgtagtccttacctagctactgaacatgtagtcttacctagctactgaacatgtagtcttacctagctactgagcatgtagtcttacctagctactgagcatgtagtccttacctagctactgagcatgtagtcttacctagctactgagcatgtagtcttacctagctactgagcatgtagtcttacctagctactgagcatgtagtccttacctagctactgagcgtgtagtccttacctagctactgagcatgtagtccttacctagctactgagcatgtagtccttacctagctactgagcatgtagtcttacctagctactgagcatgtagtccttacctagctgctgagcatgtagtctttacctagctactgagcatgtgtgactcccaacaaagatgttccagcagtgagaggtctcactctgtagctaaaacagagacctgaacacagggtgaaaagaggagctgcagcaatgtgcagtacaactaaaatatggagttttttgataattaatccatgtaaacctattctggtacaacctcaaaatacaattatgaacctggaaatgagcagaatatgggcgctttaataagattgagcttggtctgctgATAGCCAGACCAGTGTTTCGTTATCGTTGAGTGGGAATAAAACTCTTTCCAGTTTGTCCCTCTCGAGCCTCCGTAGGAAAGCTGAAGCGATGGGTGAACAGGTCCACAGAGATTACATGTTCTGTCACTATATCTCTTTAAATAAGGACACACAGCATCTcgtaatgttttcagttcatCTAATCAAGGGTGGAACTGGAAGTAACACAAATTGTCtatttatctgtctgtctgtctgtctgtctgtctatttatctgtttgtctgtctgtctatttatCTGTCCGTCTATtcatctgtttgtctgtctgtctgtctgtctatttatctatctgtctgtctatttatctatctgtctgtctgtctgtctatctctctctctctctctctctctctctcccccctccctttctctctctctctgtctctctctctctctcccctccctttctctctctctctctccctctctctctctgtctctctctctctcccccccccctttctctctctccctgtctctctctctctctctctctactcacACTGCAGTGTCCCAGGGGACAGGATGTCCTCGTCCATGTCGTCCAGGTCGTCTGACATTATGAGGTGTTGGGGGGTCGGGGCTCTCAGGCCGAGGAAGGCCGGGTCCAGGTTCAGGGCGGTGGCCAGCGCCCCCATACCCGGGTTATTGACCAGACAGAACCCGGTCAGGGTCTCCATCTGCTGCCAGCGGTGCAGCTTCTCCCGCAGAGCTGCAGTCACCTCAGCCAGCGCCTGTCTGAGGGAAtcaaacagccccgaaatcaccttcaccaaactacaccagactccatgtaaataatcaggacttttagcgtgtatagagccagcatatctccaccagactccatgtaaataatcaggacttttagcgtgtatagagccagcatatctccaccagactccatgtaaataatcaggacttttagcgtgtatagagccagcatatctccaccagactccatgtaaataatcaggacttttagcgcatgtatagagccagcatatctccaccagactccatgtaaataatcaggacttttacagtatagagccagcatatctccaccagactccatgtaaataatcaggacttttagcgttatTATTCAGACCCATATAAATCAGCTTTAGCGTTTAGAGTTACCAGACTCCATAGGTTAATCAGGGATTTTAgtggtatagagccagcatatctccaccagactccatgtaaataatcaaggcttttaaagggaaaaaaaaactgtatagagccagcatatttccaccagactccatgtaaataatcaggacttttatcatcgtaaaacacacttcattcaaagtggacagaaacaaagtgaaactaccaaaagccatcttggttcatctttccactgttccaacaatcaccactctgctttggttgaaataaacccttaattcacccatttacatgtggagatatgctggctctatacacgctaaaagtcctgattatttacatggagtctggtagagatatgctggctctatacacttaaaagttgattatttacatggagtctgtgaAATATGCTGGtctacacactaaaagtcctgattatttacatggagtctggtggagatatgctggctctatacatgctaaaagtcctgattattaacatggagtctggtggaaatatgctggctctatacacactaaaagtcctgattatttacatggagtctggtggagatatgctggctctatacatgctaaaagtcctgattatttacatggagtctggtggagtttggtgatggtgatatTGTTGACACTGTACTGTTAATTTTTaataattataaattatattcTGTATTTTAACCCCTTAACGTTCTTTTTAACACGTGATGCTATGTATACAGCTCCTATATTTAAGAAGTTACTCATGCCACACATCTTTAGAAAGCTAAAACTCTTGTGATTTCACTGATACAAACTATTCCAAGACACGATAACAACAGCAGGTACAATCATCCCCTCTGTCTGAGTAACAAACAACTACAAAATTGAGGTAACTCACCTTTGAAGCCTCATTGTAATCCACAGATCCATAATATTCTGACAAAAACGGTCTTGTTACATTGGACAAATGGACAAAGGTCCAGACGATCAAATCCAGTAAACTATTTAGTCCAAACATATTATGCCATTAAAATATATCCACGgacagctgtttttaaatttcaaatttcGCGGcagttatttaatattttactgtatttcctGGAGTAAATCTTGTTTGCATACAATTTCTTGCCGGTATCTGATATCAAAATGGCCCCTGCACTCTGACCTTTCGATTGACACCTCACTTGAACCAATAGGACCTTCCTGGTCTCGTCTACAGCCTAGAATAGCCAACGAGGGCCTGCGGTGAAAGAAGGTGCACGCCCTTTTATTTTGTGCCAATAGCAACTGGTTGTGCCGATGACTGACGTTTTGTATAGCCAATGAACTTTTTAATATGGGGAACTGATGCTTTCGCGGGTAGTTACAATCCTAAACAAAGGAATGATCTGTCTAGTGCAAAAACCTATGGCAAAAACACGCCCAACTACTTTCTGCATCCTAAACCAAAATGAACGAGAAGTTGAGAATGGTGAAAATTAGCAAGTCAAGAAGATATACCCTCCAAGAGGCAGTGGAAGAGTGTACTCGGCAACGTGAAAGCGACGAGTCAGAGGaggaaatgtctgagaaagacaGTGAAATGTCTTGCATCGACTCCGTGGCAGAGGACATGTTCCTAGAGGGAGGAGACATTACTCTCGACAAGTGAGTATTTTACGTATATAacattactgtatatttagacAGGCTgtgacctggagctcaccgtctgcttcagtttgactgttgaaGAGTGTTTAGATGATTTCAATGTTTACTAATTTAGAGAATGGATAGTTCGCTAAGCTAAccttagcttgctaatttcaccaaGCTATCATGCTAACGTTACACTAAATGAGCCAGACAAAGTTGTCTCTCATCTAAAGGCAACCCTGCTCTCTAGCTCTCTCAGCtgttattgtatttatgtaaatatcTATGGTAATAtctatttgttaatatttttcgGTGGCTTCGCATTCAGAACATTAGTTGTAATTactgttatttctttattttcacattatagGAAATGTGATGTAGATATGGATTGGGAGCCAGCTACATCTGCACCAGTGAGCAGGTGGCCACATGGAGTGGAGCAGCAGGACAGTTCATCAGGTGAGGAGCTTCCTTTTCCACAGAACAGCAGGAGACCAAGAGGTAGAGGACAAGGTAGAGGAAAAGGGAGAGGCGTAGAGCAGCAGGACAGTTCATCAGCTGAGGAGCCTCATCTTCCAACTCCCCAGAACAGCAGGAGACCAAGAGGTAGAGGACGAGGAAATGGGAGCGGCTGCAGTCAAGCCAGATCAACCAGCCCATCTGAAGAGAGGTGGAATGATGTTGACGTTCCAGACATCACACCACCACAGCCCACCTTCAGACCCAGAAATGTCCCAGGACCCCAGCTCATACGTACTGCTACGTACACAGCCCTGCAGTTGTTTCAACTATTTTTTTACCAACTCTGTTTTGAAGACAATACTTCAAAACACCAACAACTGTGGATCAACACACCATTCAACACCCTCTATCCCGTGGATTGATCTGACATTGCAGGACATGTTTGGATTCATGTCTTTAGTTGTTTACATGGGTGTAGTCAAATGCTTTTCTTTCACTGATTACTGGCGTGGGGGTCATCTTTATAGCTTGCCGTTCCCGAGACGGGTAATGACTGGTAAAAAGTTCCTCAGGATCTCCCAGTCCCTTCACGTCAGCAGCTCTGTGGGGGATGCTGCTAATGATGAAAGGAGAGGCACAGGAGCCTACGACCGCCTGGGTAAGATAAAGCCGCTCTACGAGGAGATGAGGGACTCCTGTAGAAGAAACTATCACCCTGGCCAGGAAATCGCCATTGATGAGCGAATGGTTGCTTCAAAAGCCCGCACTGGTCTGAAACAATACTTGAAAAACAAGCCTGTTCGCTGGGGTTATAAACTCTTTGTTCTGGCAGACTCCAGGAACGGTTATACATGGGACCTTTTTGTTTATGAGGGAAAGTGTCAGGGAAACAGTGGTAAGGGAGAGTTATGTGGCAGTGATGGAGCTAATTGATGTACAGTTGCTGGGCACCAGCTATAAAGGTCTTTGTGGACAATTTTTATACAAGTCCAATCCTGTTTCGTGACCTCCTTCTGAAGAGGATCTGGGCATGCGGAACCATCCGCACAAACAGAATCGGATTCccaaggtcaaaggtcaacaatCTGGTCTCAAAATCTCCCCGTGGCAGCATACGCTGGATCAGGAATGGCTCCTTGCTCTTTGTCCAGCGGCGAGACACAAGGGATGTTTTTCTGTGCTCAACTCTCCACAGGGCCCACGCAGAGGACACAGTGCAGAGGAGGGTCAAAGGGTGCAGATGGGCAGTGGCAGCTgaactcaactcaactttatttataaagcactttcacAACCACAAGTggaaccaaagtgctgtacataacgtataaaaacataaaagccaaaacaatacaaacaactTACAAAGCATTATCAAATGCTAAGGAAAACAAGTGAGTTTTAAGAGCACTCTGAAAAAACCCCCCCCAGAGAAGGACAGGTTTTTACAGACAGAGGAAGGTCATTCCAGAGCCTAGCTGAAGGACGTCTCAGTTCCACCAGTGGGGAAGGACTACAACCGGTACGTACTATATAttcaactacattttcctgTATGCTCTTGGAAGTGTTATTTGTGTGCTGTATACATTAATGTTTTTGTATATTGTCTGTTCATCTACTGTAGGTAGATGCATGGGTGGAGTGGACCTCATAGGGTATTACAAAGTCCTGCACAAGACCCAACGGTGGTACAAGACTCTGTTTTACCACTTCATGGACATCGCAATTGTGAACGCCTTCCTCCTCCAGAAGGACCTTGCAATTGGCAAAGGAGAGGTacctccaggtagggaatgagtccttaccccaagtgaaggagttcaagtaccttgggggttttgttcgcgagtgaggggacaatggagcgggagattggtcggagaatcggcgcagcgggtgcggtattacattccatctatcgcaccgttgtgacgaaaaagagctgagccagaaggcaaagctctcgatctaccggtcagttttcgttactccctcacctatggtcatgaaggctgggtcat of Perca fluviatilis unplaced genomic scaffold, GENO_Pfluv_1.0 PFLUV_unplaced_scaf_5, whole genome shotgun sequence contains these proteins:
- the LOC120555257 gene encoding uncharacterized protein LOC120555257, whose protein sequence is MNEKLRMVKISKSRRYTLQEAVEECTRQRESDESEEEMSEKDSEMSCIDSVAEDMFLEGGDITLDKKCDVDMDWEPATSAPVSRWPHGVEQQDSSSGEELPFPQNSRRPRGRGQGRGKGRGVEQQDSSSAEEPHLPTPQNSRRPRGRGRGNGSGCSQARSTSPSEERWNDVDVPDITPPQPTFRPRNVPGPQLIRTATYTALQLFQLFFYQLCFEDNTSKHQQLWINTPFNTLYPVD